Within the Deltaproteobacteria bacterium genome, the region CCTTTGCGGTCGATTAAGGGTTCAACCCCGCCTGCCGGCACCTCTGCTCTCTCGGGCTCGAGGGAGCGCTTGATATATTCTACCTGGACCTCGCCCCAAGGCAGACCCTCTTTACCTTCCAGAACAAGATGCAGGTTGAATTGTTTTTCCAGCCGCAATAACTCCGGGCGTTTTTTATTAAGCAGGTAATAGGCCACCTGACTAGGCAGCACAGCCCGGACCTCTTGGATATCCTTTTGGGTGATCTCGTGAGAAATTTTGCGGAGAAAACTGAGGCCGCTGGCTTCCGGAGATTTGACCAACCCTAGCCCCTCGCAGAAGGGACAGGGTCCATAGGTGGAAAATTGGACGGTCGGTCGCAGGCGTTGACGGGAAAGTTCCAGAAGGCCGAACTTGGAAATTTGCCCCACGGTCACCCGGGCCTTATCCAGTTTCAGGGCCTGTTTGAGGACTTTTTCTACCTCTTTCCGGTGCTTGCGATCCTTCATGTCGATAAAATCGATGACGATCAGTCCGGCCAGATCTCGCAGGCGCAATTGCCGGGCGATCTCCCCTGCGGCTTCAACATTGGTTTTAAAAGCGGTTTCTTCCAGGTTCTGTGGTTTTAGGCAGCGTCCGGAGTTGACGTCAATCGCCACCAGGGCCTCGGTGGGACTGATGACGATGCTGCCTCCGGAGGGCAGCGGAACCTGGCTATGGTAAATCTGTTCAATCTGCGGTTCGATGTGATAATTTTCAAAGAGAGGTCGGTTGCCCTTATAAAGCTTCAGCACCCGCGACTGCTTGGGAGCGATGATCTTAAAAAAATCTTTGATCTGCCGATAAATCTCCGGGTCATCAATGAGAATTTCTTTGATTTCCGAGGTGTAATAATCGCGGATGGTCCGGATAAACAGATCTAATTCTTTATAAACCAGACAAGGGGCCTCACAAACTTGCGCGGATTTTTTGATTTCCTCCCAGGTGTGCATTAGATAGTTAAAATCTTTGGTCAGGTCCCGCTTTTTGGCGTTAGCGCTGGCGGTCCGGACGATCAGTCCGATTTCCGGCGGCAGAGAGAACTCCTGAATAATCTCCTTCAGACGCTGCCGTAATTCTTCGCCTTCGATCTTGCGAGAGACGCCAATCTGGTGCTGCCCGGGCAATAGCACCAGGTAGCGACCCGGCAAGGAAATGTAAGTGGTTAGATAAGCCCCTTTGGTGCCGGTCTCCTCCTTGGCCACCTGTACTAGCAGTTCCTGTCCACGGCTGAGCAAATCCTGAATGCGGGGCCGGGTTCCCTCCCCCACCTCTTTTTGAAAGTATTCCGGATGAACCTCGGAAATCGGCAGAAAGCCCTGGCGTTCGACCCCATACTGGACAAAGGCGGCTTGTAGACTGGCTTCAATATTGCTGATGACCCCTTTGTAAATATTTCCTTTGGTCTGCGCCCGGCTGGCTGCTTCCAAGGTGAAATCCTCCAGACGGCGATTCTCTACGATAGCCACCCTAATTTCCTCCGGGTCGCTGGCGTTGATCAGCATTTTGCGGACGCCGCTCATTGCTTCGGACTCCGATAGCGGGCCGCAAATTCTATAAATCCCGGCTGTCGTTCCTGAGCCGCCAAGCGATTGATGGCCAAGGGCAGGGTAGCAGGAGATTTTAGATTTTGGATAGGGCGTAAAACCTTCCGCCGTATGAAGGCGGTGGGAACCAGAAAATTTATATCGCCCTGTACCGGTTGAAAATAGAGATAACCGTCTTTTACCGACACGGGCATGGGCAAACCATGCTCTTTGACCTGTTTCCAGGCCTCGTATGGCCGGGGGTAGTGATTAAAATTACGATTCAAATAGCGGATCTCCTCATTTTTTATTTGACCTAGTTGAAAGCTCTCGATCATCACGTCTCGGCCCAGAATCGGGTCCCAGGCGGCCATGCCCCCTTTCTGAGGCTTGATCGGATTGTTGGCCACCACCTCCATGACCATGCGATAGCCCTGGTCGGCCAGTTCCAGCACCAGGGCCAGATTGGGATAATCCAAGGCTCTGGTTAAATATTCCAGGTCTTCGATATTAAACGATATTTTGTTTTTGAAACCCTGGAGCCACTGGGCTACCGCGTCGTGGGGCAGACGATTTTTTTGAAAGTGGAGCTCATGAGATATCGTAAAGATTTCCTGGTCCATGGTCTGCTGCATTACCATCTGCCCGTGGTTGTGTAAGCGTCGGGGACTGCCGGGGTCATAAAAAAAGTTTCCCTTTTGCAGATTAAGACCATGATAACTTTGTTGCACCAGGAAATGGACATGGGCCGGCCGGAAGCCAAAGAACTGCCATTGGTAAAAATCCCGCAGAATATGTGCGAGCATCTCTTCCCCGACAATGACCAACATATGCTGGCGCTGCAGTACGATATTGGGGTCTTCCCCCAGTTCTTTGGCCAGTTGTTCCAGTTCAAAGGCCAGTTGCAGCATATGCCGGGTTCCCAGGGCCAAGGGCAGCAAACTCTCGGGGGGCTGTTCCAACCGGGAGTGGACTTCCCGCGGATCAATTTCCTTCCCAGCCTCCTGACTCATCAGCCGGGCGATTTTTTCCACGGTCAGATCCTGGGCCGGATTGACCAGGTATTTTGCCCCTAGCATCAACCGGGTGCCTTCGCCCGCGGCCGCGTGTTCAAAGAGAATCTGACCCTGGGTGATGGCCTCTCGGGCCCGGTTTAGAGAGCTGGCCGAAACCCGTTCTTCATCATACTCAATAATCTGTCGGGGGTCTTCCAGGTGAGTCAAGCGGACATAACGATTGATCTCTTTTTCACGCAATTGGGCTTCCGCTAAGGAGTTAATCCCATTTAAGCGGTCCTGGGCAATAGCAAGGCAAGAAGCAATATAATGTTGATGAGAACGCAAATCCACTTTTGGGGTTATGCCCGGGGCCATTCCTAACCTATATGAATTATTTAGTGATTTAGGCAAGATACCAATCTATTTTACCATGTTGGGAGGCTCTCTGTCAACAATTGATCGACCGCATCGTGGACTCCTGCTGGGGGATTTACCGCATCTGAATGCGTTGCAACTCGGCCTCGGCCGGACGCAGATAAAACGGCGTTAGTTGATCGATGCTCCCGAACTGTCTCTGTTCCAGTCGTTTAAGGCCCAACCGGGCCAGAACGCCGGCCCGCAGGTGCCGCAATTCGGGGGGCGCCAATAGGACGAGGTTGGTTTTCTGGGATTGTAGAAAAGGGCCATAGCGGTCAAGACCGGGGCCGGTTAGGATCGTCGGCTCCTTCAGGCGATCAGCCAGCGCCGCGGGGGTTAAGAGTAGATAGTCCCCGACAAGTTCGGGAAATCCTTGCTCGCACCGATAACAGGCGGCGTAAACTTCATTTTTTTTGGCGTCCAGCACCGAACAGATGGGGTGCGCCGTAAAAGGAAAATTGGCTGCCAAGGTCTCCAGAGTCGGGACCGCAACTATCGGACATTCCAGCCCCAGGGCCAAGCCCTTGGCCGTGGACATACCGATGCGCAGGCCGGTAAAATTGCCTGGCCCAGAACTGACGATCACCGCCCGGATCTCAGCCAACTGCCGCTGGGTATCTTGAAACAGACGGTCGATGCCGGGGAGCAGCCGATTTAAATAGGAGGCCGGACTTTCCAGGGTGTATTCTGCCAGAAGGTGCTCACCCTGGAGCAGAGCCAGGCTCCCCCGGGCACAGGCAGTGTCGATGGCTAAAATCAAGTCTTTCAAGATGAGTCCGAGCTTTTAAAAGGTTAATTTGAGGGGAGGGCCGGGGGACCGTCTGCCCCCCGTTCGCCCAAAAAAGGGGTGCCCTCGGCAGGCCGCCCCAACTTTGGATTAGCACGCAGCTGCTTTCATAGGGTCGCGGCGGGCCTCGATATCACAGACCATAACGATCATATCGGCATTTCGGCCATAGCGGTCTTTAACCAAGTCTTCAAACACCGCCTTGACCCCAAAGCCGGCCCGTTTAAAGGCATTCAACGCGGCCGGGGCATTGAAATAGATTTCCGCAAACAGCTTTTCCAAGCCGAATTCTCCGGCCAGTTCGGCCAGTTCATTAATCAGCAAGGTTCCCAGGCCCTTATTCTGATATTCCTTGGCCACCACCACCCGGACATTCCCCAGGTGGCGTTTCCAGCCGGTTTTGCGCATATGGAGAGTGGCATCGCCGATGATCTTGCCGTCCACCTCGGCCAGCAAAGGAAAGACCTTTTTATAATCGATATGTTTGACCCAATGGTCGATGATTTTAGGGTTACGGACATCGCTCCGCAGATATAAGCGGTCTTCCTCTGTCACCCGGGAGAAAAAATCGATCAATTTTTCCCGGTCGTCCTGATTCATGGGACGCAAGATCACCCGAGTGCCGTCTTTGAGTATTCCTTCTTTTCGAAACCCTTCCATAGCTATCCCCCTTACAGCAACCCCATCCTTTTCCTTGGTTAAACCCCTTGAGCCAGACGTTCGGCCAGATATGGATGTAATTTGGCGGCCAGAATCTTGCGCTGGGTTTTCTTAATGTCATACGGTACTAGTTTAAACTGGACAGAATAATCCTGGGTATCAAACAGGGCGTAGGACGCAGCCGGGTTGTGGTTGCGAGGCTGTCCGACGCTGCCCGGGTTGATCAGATAGAGACAATCCTGGTTTAGATAAATTTTTCCTGGTTTAAGGGGCAGCAGCGCCACTTTGCCGCGGACATCCCGGTACCACAGGGCGCGCTTATGAGTGTGCCCGAAAAAGCAGATCTGAACTGGATTAAGTTGCCGCCGGATCAAGTTAAAGATCCGCCGGCTTTGAAATGGAAAGGAAATATAGGCATCGGCACTGGTGGGAGTGCCATGACAGGCCAGAAAGCGGTTGTCAATTATGAGGGTAGCAGGCAGATTTTTTAAGAAGTGCAGGTTATCGGCTTCAATCTGATCGATGGACCACATAATCGCCTGATAAGCAATGATATTAAAGTCCTGGGCCTGGATAGGGTTGCTCACGGCCAGATCATGGTTGCCGGCGACGCTAAGAATTTGGCGGCAGCGAATCAGCTCCACACATTCATTTGGATCGGCATTGTAACCAACCAGATCTCCCAGATTGATGATCAGATCAACCCCCTCCTGAGCAATTGACATCAGGACCCCTTCCAGGGCTTCGAGATTGGCATGGACGTCAGAGATGAGGGCGATTTTCATCCCTTTTCCTCAAAATCGGGAAAAACGGCGGTTTGATTAACAAACATTATATCAGGACCAGCACTTTTTGCCAATGACGGTATTATCTATTACGCCGAACATTTAAAAGGTTAATTTGAGGGGAGGGCGGGGAGGGGCCAAAAGATCCCCCCTAGAGCTCCCCTTCCAACCCACCTTAAGGGGTTAGGGTAGTGGGTTTGGGAGAGTGGGTCTGCAACCCCTGGCCCCCTCTCCCCAGAGCTTTTTTTCTAACTCCAATCATTTATTTTATAACCTGAGTAATTACTGGGCAGTGGGCCGCCGTCCTTGACTTTTTAACTGTTCTTGGATAAGTTTGGCGACAAACAGGGTCTGGGTTATGTTTATGGAAGTTAATAAAATTATTGAGTTTTTTGAAGAAAGAAAAATCCTTTGTGGTATCTGTTTGGAGGACCGCGGGGACCGGCTGCGGTTACTTTCAGAAAACAACCGGGAAATGACCCTTTCGCGCCAGCGGATCATCCATTCCTCGCCCAGTCCCTATGATTCCCAACTTCCCCGCCAGCAGTTGCTGGCGCATTTAAAGGCCGTGGCCCAGCGGCGGGAGGCCTGGAAGCAGGAAATCCCTGTAGAAGAATTGTGGGAGTTACTGGTCGATGATCAGGAGACCTTCACCGTGCAGCAGCTAGCCGAAACCTGGTTCGGCGCCGAGGTCAGCCCGGATCAGGTGGCGGCCTTGGGGCGGGCCCTGTTTGAGGATCGGTTATTCTTTAAACACAAGGGTGGCTTATGGACGCCGCACCCCGCCGAAACGGTTGAAAGTTTGCGGGAAAAACACCGCCGCCAGCAGGAACGGGAGCAGGAACTGCAAACCGCGGCCAACTGGCTCAAAGCGGCCTGGGAGGGCCGGGAGATTACTGACCCGTTCTGGCGCTCCCGTCTGATCGAAGTGCTTAAGGACATGGTGGTTTTCGGTCCCGAGGGTCATTATTACCAGTCGGGTAAAGAATATCTGCAGCGGGCCAAGCTAGTTAAGCCTGAAGCTCCGTTTCGACTCCTGGTGGCTTTAGGGGTCTTCCAAGAAGATGAGAACCTGGACCTTTATCGCTTGGCGGTCCCGCAGGATTTTCCTCCACAGGCCCAGAGCGCGGCACTGGCTTTAAGCCGCTCGGAGTATTTTGTAGATCTTTATGCCGATCTTCGTCTTGACCTGACTGAGGAAGACATTATCACCATCGATGGCGAGCAGACCCGGGACTTTGATGATGCCTTGAGTCTGAAGCGGGTACCGGGGGGGTGGCAGTTGGGGGTCCACATCGCCGATGTCTCTTCTTATGTGAGGACAGGCGATCTGTTGGACAGCCTGGCGCTGGAGCGAGGCACTTCAATCTACCTGCCGGATCAGCGTATCCCGATGCTGCCCGAAACCTTATCGGAAAACACTTTAAGCCTGCTGGCCAATAAGCCTCGGTTGACTCTGAGCTTTTTCGCGCTCTTGAATGAGGCTGCCGAAATCCTGGACTGGCACATCGTTCCCTCCCGCATCCAGGTGCAGCGGCAACTAACCTACCACCAGGCTGATCTGTTGTTGGCCCAGAATAATACTCTGGCGGCTTTGGAGCGCCTGTGTAGCCGCCTGCGGGACCGGCGTCTGGCTCAGGGGGGGATTAACCTGCAACTCCCCGAAGTGATGGTAAATATTGATCCTCGGGGGCAGATAAGCGTGCAGTTGGAGGATAGCGAAACCCCCAGCCGGCAAATGGTCTCCGAGGCCATGGTGCTGGCCAACAGGCTGGCCGCCCAATTTCTGGCCGAACACGGGGTCCCGGCGATTTATCGGGTTCAGCCCCCGCCGCGGGAAGAGCTTAATCGGCAAGTGCCGCCGACCCTGTTGCAACTCTGGCAGAATCGCCGTTGTCTGAGCCGGGTGGTCCTGGATCTGGAACCGCAGCCTCATTGGGGGCTGGGCCTGCCGGCTTATACCACCATCAGTTCGCCGATCCGCCGCTATCTGGACCTAATTATGCATCGCCAGATTCTATCTACCATCAATGGCCATTTGCCAGCTTATCGCCAAGATGAGCTGGAAGCCATCCTGACGCAGCTGGATCCGGCCCTGCGCCGGGCTGGACAGCTCAAAGCCCGACGCTTGCGCTACTGGCTGTTAAAATACCTCAGCACCCGATTGGGGCAGAAGATGCCTGCCGTGGTCATTGATCAGTTGGCCAACCGCTATCGGTTGCTTTTAACTGACCTATTGCTGGAAGTGGACCTACCCGCGCCCCCCTCCCTGAACCTGATCATCGGCGATCAGGTAAACGTGCGTCCGGATCGGGTTAACCCTCAGGAAGATGTGGTAAAAGTCAGCTTGGCTTAACGCCCCTGTTGCTTCCTATTTGCAAAAACCCGCTCATACACCCGATCAATATGTTGCAGGTAGTGGCGCAGGTCAAAGATCGCGGCTATTTCGGCCTCGGAGAGATATTGCCTGATGGCCGGGTCAGTGCTGACCAGCTTATAAAAATCGCAGCCTTCCTCCCAAACCCGCATGGCCGGTCCCTGGACTAGCAGATAGGCCTGTTCCCGAGTGGCGCCGCGGCGGATCAACTCCAGGAGCAGCCCTTGAGAAAAGATTAGACCCTGGGTCCGTTCCAGGT harbors:
- a CDS encoding Rne/Rng family ribonuclease, which produces MLINASDPEEIRVAIVENRRLEDFTLEAASRAQTKGNIYKGVISNIEASLQAAFVQYGVERQGFLPISEVHPEYFQKEVGEGTRPRIQDLLSRGQELLVQVAKEETGTKGAYLTTYISLPGRYLVLLPGQHQIGVSRKIEGEELRQRLKEIIQEFSLPPEIGLIVRTASANAKKRDLTKDFNYLMHTWEEIKKSAQVCEAPCLVYKELDLFIRTIRDYYTSEIKEILIDDPEIYRQIKDFFKIIAPKQSRVLKLYKGNRPLFENYHIEPQIEQIYHSQVPLPSGGSIVISPTEALVAIDVNSGRCLKPQNLEETAFKTNVEAAGEIARQLRLRDLAGLIVIDFIDMKDRKHRKEVEKVLKQALKLDKARVTVGQISKFGLLELSRQRLRPTVQFSTYGPCPFCEGLGLVKSPEASGLSFLRKISHEITQKDIQEVRAVLPSQVAYYLLNKKRPELLRLEKQFNLHLVLEGKEGLPWGEVQVEYIKRSLEPERAEVPAGGVEPLIDRKGAQNAQ
- the tsaB gene encoding tRNA (adenosine(37)-N6)-threonylcarbamoyltransferase complex dimerization subunit type 1 TsaB; this translates as MKDLILAIDTACARGSLALLQGEHLLAEYTLESPASYLNRLLPGIDRLFQDTQRQLAEIRAVIVSSGPGNFTGLRIGMSTAKGLALGLECPIVAVPTLETLAANFPFTAHPICSVLDAKKNEVYAACYRCEQGFPELVGDYLLLTPAALADRLKEPTILTGPGLDRYGPFLQSQKTNLVLLAPPELRHLRAGVLARLGLKRLEQRQFGSIDQLTPFYLRPAEAELQRIQMR
- a CDS encoding GNAT family N-acetyltransferase, translated to MEGFRKEGILKDGTRVILRPMNQDDREKLIDFFSRVTEEDRLYLRSDVRNPKIIDHWVKHIDYKKVFPLLAEVDGKIIGDATLHMRKTGWKRHLGNVRVVVAKEYQNKGLGTLLINELAELAGEFGLEKLFAEIYFNAPAALNAFKRAGFGVKAVFEDLVKDRYGRNADMIVMVCDIEARRDPMKAAAC
- a CDS encoding metallophosphoesterase family protein, coding for MKIALISDVHANLEALEGVLMSIAQEGVDLIINLGDLVGYNADPNECVELIRCRQILSVAGNHDLAVSNPIQAQDFNIIAYQAIMWSIDQIEADNLHFLKNLPATLIIDNRFLACHGTPTSADAYISFPFQSRRIFNLIRRQLNPVQICFFGHTHKRALWYRDVRGKVALLPLKPGKIYLNQDCLYLINPGSVGQPRNHNPAASYALFDTQDYSVQFKLVPYDIKKTQRKILAAKLHPYLAERLAQGV
- a CDS encoding RNB domain-containing ribonuclease, whose amino-acid sequence is MEVNKIIEFFEERKILCGICLEDRGDRLRLLSENNREMTLSRQRIIHSSPSPYDSQLPRQQLLAHLKAVAQRREAWKQEIPVEELWELLVDDQETFTVQQLAETWFGAEVSPDQVAALGRALFEDRLFFKHKGGLWTPHPAETVESLREKHRRQQEREQELQTAANWLKAAWEGREITDPFWRSRLIEVLKDMVVFGPEGHYYQSGKEYLQRAKLVKPEAPFRLLVALGVFQEDENLDLYRLAVPQDFPPQAQSAALALSRSEYFVDLYADLRLDLTEEDIITIDGEQTRDFDDALSLKRVPGGWQLGVHIADVSSYVRTGDLLDSLALERGTSIYLPDQRIPMLPETLSENTLSLLANKPRLTLSFFALLNEAAEILDWHIVPSRIQVQRQLTYHQADLLLAQNNTLAALERLCSRLRDRRLAQGGINLQLPEVMVNIDPRGQISVQLEDSETPSRQMVSEAMVLANRLAAQFLAEHGVPAIYRVQPPPREELNRQVPPTLLQLWQNRRCLSRVVLDLEPQPHWGLGLPAYTTISSPIRRYLDLIMHRQILSTINGHLPAYRQDELEAILTQLDPALRRAGQLKARRLRYWLLKYLSTRLGQKMPAVVIDQLANRYRLLLTDLLLEVDLPAPPSLNLIIGDQVNVRPDRVNPQEDVVKVSLA